A stretch of the Symmachiella macrocystis genome encodes the following:
- a CDS encoding serine O-acetyltransferase, which yields MATDLSRKEELPELTDRIIASYYDINRINHLGHCPLPSTEAVMAIAEDVKEVIYPGYRRRQNLHHGNVTYHIGDLIDGLHDRLTEQIARALRHNASLNMRLECGGTDPTIDFEAEGQRTAISFLERIPQMRESMALDVEAAYDGDPAAKSFDEIIFCYPGLEAITIHRMAHELYRLGVPLIPRILSEWSHSRTGIDLHPGAKIGPSFFIDHGTGVVIGETCEIASHVKIYQGVTLGALSFPKDSEGNVVRDTKRHPTIEEGVVIYASATVLGGDTTIGAHSVIGAGVSLYESIPPHTIVTINKPDLRFRDASLKKSS from the coding sequence ATGGCGACTGACCTCAGCCGCAAAGAAGAACTTCCGGAACTGACCGACCGGATTATTGCCAGCTACTACGACATCAATCGGATCAATCATCTTGGTCACTGTCCGTTGCCCAGTACCGAAGCAGTGATGGCGATTGCCGAGGATGTCAAAGAGGTCATCTATCCGGGCTACCGCCGCCGACAGAATTTGCATCACGGCAATGTGACGTACCACATCGGCGACTTGATCGACGGTCTGCACGATAGGTTGACCGAACAGATCGCTCGCGCATTGCGGCACAACGCTTCGCTGAATATGCGGCTGGAGTGCGGCGGAACTGATCCGACGATTGATTTCGAAGCCGAAGGACAGCGAACCGCGATCAGTTTTTTGGAGCGGATTCCGCAAATGCGGGAATCGATGGCCTTGGATGTCGAAGCGGCCTACGACGGTGATCCGGCGGCAAAGAGTTTTGACGAGATCATTTTCTGCTATCCTGGCTTGGAAGCGATTACGATTCATCGCATGGCGCACGAATTGTATCGCTTAGGCGTGCCGTTGATTCCTCGGATACTCTCGGAATGGTCGCATAGCCGCACGGGGATCGATTTGCATCCCGGCGCGAAGATTGGGCCGAGTTTTTTCATCGATCACGGAACCGGTGTGGTGATCGGCGAGACTTGCGAAATCGCTTCGCATGTTAAAATTTACCAGGGCGTGACATTAGGCGCGCTGAGTTTCCCCAAAGATTCCGAGGGGAATGTGGTTCGCGACACAAAGCGGCATCCGACCATCGAAGAAGGGGTCGTGATCTACGCCAGCGCGACCGTCTTGGGTGGTGATACGACGATCGGAGCGCATTCAGTCATCGGTGCCGGCGTGTCTCTGTATGAGAGCATCCCGCCGCATACGATCGTAACGATCAATAAACCGGACCTGCGGTTCCGTGATGCCTCGCTGAAAAAGTCATCATAA
- a CDS encoding HD-GYP domain-containing protein, which produces MNAIRDRASSPHPQPSEVRLDAKHDRAAHNPHSDDTTTIRRRYDQLMSRLRRIATDPLQRVPQNDYLPALHRGALTLAKRVYHDIRQSAAEGSDTPSDQISPTALLKVGESLLDRHDRQQQLLAELKELSLELCGLIAEMPRERPPKYTKIVELTDCIIEQSASKTTIEDILPQPGLPITEILAGELPTSHTRVYVEAVTAAQLIAWTPNAHKAMKTREQLQHLMIAALLRDVGCLVIDPHVIHNHEQLKETQLGLYRRHPRLSAAMIGRMRRPPISVARLVARHHERLNGTGFPAQLSDLQFNEALRLLTAATDYVAMYRSTAPVNHFVTHPESRRREMAQEFSSRAMRGQLDHDWVERILGGSERTTELAKPTKTDTPPQHSTQLSTQHQLHSDHVRLAAPHHQTQLPNDGASVPQPQSLVSQPH; this is translated from the coding sequence ATGAATGCAATCCGCGACCGCGCCTCCTCACCCCATCCACAACCGTCGGAAGTCCGCTTAGACGCCAAGCATGATCGCGCGGCGCACAACCCACATTCCGACGACACGACAACAATTCGCCGTCGCTACGATCAACTCATGAGTCGTTTGCGGCGGATCGCCACCGATCCGTTGCAGCGCGTGCCGCAGAACGATTACTTGCCCGCATTGCATCGCGGAGCATTGACGCTCGCCAAGCGGGTTTATCATGACATTCGCCAATCCGCTGCTGAAGGCAGCGACACGCCCAGCGACCAAATCTCACCCACTGCGCTATTGAAAGTCGGCGAATCGTTACTAGACCGTCACGATCGGCAACAACAACTTCTTGCCGAACTCAAGGAGCTATCGTTGGAGTTGTGCGGGCTCATTGCAGAAATGCCTCGTGAACGGCCTCCCAAATATACAAAAATCGTCGAGTTAACCGACTGCATCATTGAACAGTCCGCTTCCAAAACCACGATCGAGGACATCCTCCCGCAACCCGGTCTCCCCATCACAGAGATCCTGGCAGGCGAACTACCGACAAGTCATACACGCGTCTACGTCGAAGCCGTAACCGCTGCGCAGCTCATCGCCTGGACGCCCAACGCGCACAAAGCCATGAAAACGCGCGAGCAATTGCAACACCTCATGATAGCCGCCTTGCTGCGGGATGTCGGCTGTCTGGTCATCGATCCCCATGTGATTCACAATCACGAACAGCTCAAGGAGACTCAACTCGGTTTGTATCGCCGGCATCCGCGATTGTCGGCGGCAATGATCGGTCGCATGCGACGCCCACCAATTTCCGTCGCCCGACTCGTCGCGCGGCATCACGAACGACTCAACGGGACCGGCTTCCCCGCGCAGTTGTCCGACCTGCAATTCAACGAAGCCTTGCGTCTCCTCACCGCTGCGACCGATTACGTTGCCATGTACCGCTCGACCGCCCCAGTGAATCATTTTGTCACGCACCCGGAGTCTCGTCGTCGCGAGATGGCCCAAGAGTTTTCGTCCCGCGCCATGCGAGGACAACTGGACCATGACTGGGTCGAACGCATTCTCGGCGGAAGTGAGCGGACGACCGAATTGGCCAAGCCCACAAAAACCGACACACCACCGCAGCATTCAACACAGTTGTCAACGCAGCATCAACTGCACTCCGACCACGTTCGCCTCGCGGCTCCGCATCATCAAACGCAACTGCCCAACGACGGTGCGTCAGTCCCCCAGCCCCAGTCGCTCGTATCGCAACCTCATTGA
- a CDS encoding CPBP family intramembrane glutamic endopeptidase, whose protein sequence is MFRSKPINDAPPPEEPGALTDDDYWTSSRRPLSCLIFLLPLLGLYEVGVLWLGGSEPASYRNGADHWMRTALHEVGLVQVHVLPAIVIGLLLAWHLGGRYAWKVNRETLLGMTAESLLFALMLVVIGQLQSLAFAEINESTLPASTALASAGLSKVVSFVGAGVYEEVLFRLWMLPLCYAVFYVLFRSARWAAGTAILVTSVLFSLAHYVGPHGDAFSALTFSFRAMAGSFFALLFLLRGFGITVGCHAAYDLLVGILLVDHT, encoded by the coding sequence ATGTTTCGTTCAAAACCAATCAACGACGCGCCGCCCCCGGAAGAACCGGGCGCGCTGACCGATGACGACTATTGGACCAGTTCCCGACGCCCGCTCTCCTGTTTGATTTTTCTACTGCCGCTGTTGGGACTGTATGAAGTCGGCGTGCTCTGGTTGGGCGGCAGTGAGCCAGCGTCGTACCGCAACGGGGCCGATCATTGGATGCGCACCGCACTGCACGAAGTTGGACTGGTACAAGTCCACGTGTTGCCGGCGATTGTGATTGGACTGTTATTGGCTTGGCATCTGGGCGGCCGGTATGCCTGGAAGGTGAACCGCGAAACGTTGCTCGGCATGACCGCCGAATCGCTGTTGTTTGCGTTAATGCTGGTGGTCATCGGACAACTGCAAAGCTTAGCGTTTGCGGAAATCAACGAATCCACGCTGCCGGCATCCACCGCACTGGCCTCTGCCGGCCTATCCAAAGTGGTCAGTTTTGTCGGCGCGGGCGTGTACGAAGAAGTCTTGTTTCGCCTGTGGATGCTACCGCTGTGCTACGCCGTGTTTTACGTGCTATTTCGCTCAGCGCGCTGGGCGGCCGGGACGGCGATTCTGGTAACCAGTGTCCTCTTTTCACTAGCGCATTACGTCGGCCCTCACGGCGATGCGTTCTCCGCACTAACCTTCTCGTTTCGCGCCATGGCCGGCAGCTTCTTCGCCTTGCTGTTTTTACTGCGCGGCTTCGGCATCACCGTCGGTTGCCACGCCGCCTACGACCTACTCGTCGGCATCCTACTAGTCGACCACACCTAA
- a CDS encoding sugar phosphate isomerase/epimerase family protein, translating to MLKLGMVTYLWGKDWDLDTVIKNCGDTGFAGVELRSTHKHGVEVELSPAQRAEVKQKFDDSPVEFVGPGSACEYHDPDHGIVQRNIELTNEFVKLSADIGGTGVKVRPNRLVKGEDPQVTIARIGEALRECGKFAADHGQEIRVEVHGRGTKDPAVIRKIMDAADHPQVVVCWNANPGETVNGSIKMNFDLLKHKLGGTLHIHDLFDQQYPYQELFLLLKQQDYDGYCLSESPATTDPLKVMRYYKALFEQLTA from the coding sequence ATGTTGAAGCTGGGCATGGTGACGTATCTGTGGGGCAAGGATTGGGACCTAGATACAGTTATCAAGAATTGTGGCGACACCGGTTTCGCGGGCGTGGAATTGCGTTCCACTCACAAGCATGGAGTCGAGGTCGAACTCTCACCAGCGCAGCGGGCTGAGGTTAAGCAAAAGTTTGATGACTCACCGGTCGAATTCGTGGGACCTGGGTCCGCTTGCGAATATCACGATCCCGACCATGGGATCGTGCAGCGCAACATCGAGTTGACCAACGAGTTCGTGAAACTGTCAGCGGATATCGGCGGGACGGGGGTGAAGGTCCGTCCGAATCGTTTGGTCAAAGGGGAAGACCCGCAAGTGACCATCGCCCGAATCGGAGAAGCATTGCGGGAGTGCGGAAAATTTGCGGCCGACCATGGCCAGGAAATTCGTGTCGAAGTTCACGGGCGCGGGACGAAAGATCCGGCGGTGATCCGCAAAATTATGGACGCGGCCGATCACCCGCAAGTGGTCGTGTGTTGGAATGCCAATCCGGGTGAGACGGTCAATGGTTCGATCAAGATGAACTTCGACCTGCTCAAACACAAACTCGGTGGAACGCTCCACATTCACGATTTGTTTGACCAACAGTATCCTTATCAGGAATTGTTCTTGTTGCTCAAGCAACAAGATTACGACGGCTACTGTCTCTCCGAAAGCCCGGCAACCACCGATCCGCTGAAAGTCATGCGGTATTACAAAGCGTTGTTTGAGCAATTGACCGCTTGA
- a CDS encoding beta-ketoacyl-ACP synthase III: MSSQSSPAPQASSPRINRFSRRTNSMLGVQVVSCGSYVPDQIVTNEDLRESAGFDPEWIEQRSGILERRYLPSNLATSDMCIAAARKAIRRAGVDPQDIDLVLVGTFTPDFAFPSTACLVQDALGLDAAAVDLQAACAGFMYALTTAAQYVATGNSQLALVIGADCNSRIVDPTDQRTAPLFGDGAGAVLLAQGDPHQGLMCYQVGADGSGGPMLNCPAGGSRQPITHEQIDKSEHYLKMDGRNVFKWAVRVVTDTIELMLEKTGMSVHDVDLFILHQANIRIINYAMEQLGIPDDKVFVNLQKLGNTSGGSIPIALDEAFQAGRINRGDTILMSGFGAGLSWGTGLLRW; this comes from the coding sequence ATGTCTTCACAAAGCTCTCCCGCACCGCAGGCGTCATCGCCGCGGATCAACCGGTTCAGCCGCCGTACGAATTCGATGCTCGGCGTGCAGGTCGTTTCGTGCGGATCGTACGTACCCGATCAAATTGTGACCAATGAAGATCTGCGAGAGAGTGCTGGTTTCGATCCGGAGTGGATTGAACAACGGTCGGGGATTCTAGAACGACGGTATCTACCCAGTAATCTTGCGACCAGCGACATGTGTATCGCGGCGGCACGCAAGGCGATCCGCCGCGCGGGTGTCGATCCGCAAGATATTGATTTGGTCTTGGTCGGTACCTTTACACCCGACTTTGCATTTCCCTCAACGGCCTGTTTGGTGCAGGATGCTTTGGGACTCGATGCGGCTGCTGTGGACTTGCAGGCAGCGTGTGCGGGTTTCATGTATGCACTCACCACCGCCGCGCAATACGTCGCGACCGGTAACAGCCAGCTTGCCTTGGTGATCGGGGCCGATTGTAACAGTCGGATTGTTGATCCCACCGATCAGCGGACCGCGCCCTTATTCGGCGACGGTGCAGGGGCGGTCTTGCTCGCCCAAGGAGATCCCCATCAAGGGTTGATGTGCTATCAAGTCGGGGCCGATGGTAGCGGCGGGCCGATGTTGAATTGTCCGGCGGGGGGATCGCGGCAACCGATTACCCACGAACAAATCGACAAGAGCGAACATTACCTGAAAATGGATGGTCGCAATGTGTTCAAGTGGGCGGTCCGGGTGGTCACCGATACGATCGAACTGATGCTGGAAAAAACCGGCATGAGCGTGCACGATGTCGACTTGTTCATTTTGCATCAGGCGAACATTCGGATCATCAATTATGCGATGGAACAGTTGGGCATCCCGGACGACAAAGTCTTTGTGAATCTACAAAAATTGGGGAACACCTCAGGCGGGTCGATTCCCATCGCCCTGGACGAAGCTTTCCAAGCAGGCCGTATCAATCGGGGCGACACGATCTTAATGAGCGGTTTCGGCGCCGGACTTTCCTGGGGCACCGGGCTACTACGCTGGTAG
- a CDS encoding NRDE family protein, with amino-acid sequence MCLLGVAFKTIPQHPVFLIANREESPLRQSTGPAIIKEPPGKSNWLGGTDLQAGGTWLGVNQQQMIVAVTNRQKQQLPQSPRSRGLLCRDLLGFSDIATAIAHARQQLLTGNYAGCNFLLAAPDTAVSIEAGDEFLITHLPPGIHLMANSDLNDPLDPRIGRVRLLLEGIDSELAEDWIPAAKKICGLSGEGSEPAICRTGSDWGTVSSSIIVLADAAAQSTYLHAAGPPSSTPYNDFSNMFQQL; translated from the coding sequence ATGTGTTTGCTCGGTGTCGCCTTCAAAACTATACCTCAACATCCAGTTTTTCTCATCGCCAACCGTGAAGAGAGTCCCCTGCGGCAGAGTACGGGACCGGCGATCATCAAGGAGCCGCCAGGAAAATCGAACTGGCTGGGCGGTACTGACTTGCAAGCCGGTGGGACTTGGTTGGGCGTCAATCAGCAGCAAATGATCGTGGCGGTCACAAACCGCCAAAAGCAGCAACTCCCTCAATCCCCGCGATCGCGCGGCTTATTATGCCGCGATTTGTTGGGATTTTCCGATATCGCAACGGCTATCGCACACGCTCGACAACAACTGCTCACAGGGAATTATGCCGGTTGCAATTTCCTGCTGGCTGCCCCCGATACGGCGGTGAGCATCGAGGCAGGCGATGAATTCCTCATCACACACTTACCGCCGGGGATTCACTTGATGGCCAATAGCGACCTCAACGACCCGCTGGACCCCCGCATTGGTCGCGTGCGCCTCCTGCTGGAAGGCATCGACAGTGAGCTCGCCGAAGACTGGATTCCTGCAGCAAAAAAGATCTGTGGACTGTCCGGTGAGGGCAGCGAACCGGCGATTTGCCGCACCGGTAGCGATTGGGGGACTGTTTCTTCGTCGATTATCGTACTTGCGGACGCCGCAGCTCAGTCAACATACCTGCATGCCGCCGGTCCCCCTTCATCGACTCCCTACAACGATTTTAGCAATATGTTCCAACAACTTTAG
- a CDS encoding ROK family protein, producing the protein MRPNPDHGPFYLGVDVGGTNIKVGVVDSQAYSLSHVSRPTKPKLGPEVGLQTICEASRMAIEQSQLEISEIHAVGLATPGTMDIPNGLLLDPPNLPGWTNLPLRDQLSEELGLPTTLQNDANAAAYGEFWGGMARDASSLVFFTLGTGIGCGIIIGDTIVEGAHSHGAECGHIIIEMNNGRLCPTGQFGTLEAYASAKSVVKRCREALDDGRESPITAELEKGEKLTPLLISRMCDNGDELAEELIMQTARYLGVGTTTLMHTINPEMVLFGGAMTFGRNETELGRRFLQEIRNEVKKRAFPVPAEKTQIEYASLGGDAGYIGAAGCARLKFP; encoded by the coding sequence ATGCGTCCAAACCCAGACCATGGGCCGTTTTATTTGGGAGTCGATGTTGGCGGAACCAACATTAAAGTGGGTGTCGTTGACTCCCAGGCGTATTCGTTGTCACACGTTAGTCGGCCCACGAAACCCAAACTTGGCCCTGAAGTCGGTCTGCAAACCATTTGTGAAGCTTCGCGAATGGCCATCGAACAAAGTCAGCTCGAAATCAGCGAGATTCATGCTGTCGGATTAGCAACGCCGGGCACCATGGATATTCCCAACGGATTGCTGCTCGATCCTCCCAATCTTCCCGGTTGGACGAATCTGCCGTTGCGGGATCAGTTGTCCGAGGAGTTGGGACTGCCAACCACACTGCAGAACGACGCCAACGCTGCTGCCTACGGGGAATTTTGGGGCGGCATGGCGCGGGACGCGTCGAGTTTGGTGTTTTTCACGCTTGGCACGGGAATCGGTTGCGGCATTATCATTGGTGACACAATTGTCGAAGGCGCGCATTCCCACGGAGCCGAATGCGGGCATATCATCATCGAAATGAACAACGGCCGGCTCTGCCCGACAGGTCAATTTGGCACGCTGGAAGCCTATGCCAGCGCCAAATCTGTGGTCAAACGCTGTCGCGAAGCGTTGGATGACGGACGTGAATCACCGATTACCGCCGAATTAGAAAAAGGCGAGAAACTCACGCCGCTACTGATCAGTCGCATGTGCGACAATGGAGATGAGTTGGCTGAGGAATTGATCATGCAAACCGCCCGCTATCTGGGTGTTGGTACGACGACGTTAATGCATACAATCAATCCGGAAATGGTCCTCTTCGGCGGCGCCATGACGTTCGGCCGTAACGAGACGGAACTGGGACGTAGGTTTCTGCAGGAAATTCGTAATGAAGTCAAGAAACGTGCTTTTCCGGTCCCGGCCGAAAAGACGCAGATTGAATACGCGAGTTTGGGCGGAGACGCGGGCTATATTGGAGCCGCCGGCTGCGCGAGGTTGAAGTTTCCCTAG
- the lepA gene encoding translation elongation factor 4: MDTQFIRNFSIVAHIDHGKSTLADQLLLKSGAITQREFKEQILDDLSIERDRGITVKARTVAINYTFEGQVYELNLIDTPGHVDFHYEVSRSLAACEGALLLVDAFQGVQAQTVANAYAAIDVDLSIIPVVNKIDLPVTRIDEVLEEIETVLGLEPDDALMISARDGIGVDAVFEAIIKRVPPPQGKSDAPLQALVFDSKYDSFRGVMTYVRIMEGTIEKGQRIKFMREGTTYDVLDIGQFRPEMRVCDSLGPGQVGYILTGIKDLGQVHVGDTVTDARQPAEKSLPGYQLPQQMVFAGLYPTDSSDFEKLRDSLQKLSLNDSSFSYMAETSDALGFGFRCGFLGLLHMEIIQQRLEREADVDLIQTAPNVTYELLLRNGEVKKIDNPQEVPDAGSIQEFREPIARVNFILPTTGIGPIMQLAADRRGTYISTEYLGTNRALMIYELPLAEVIYDMHDKLKSATRGYGTLDYDVIGFRAADLVKVDVLVKGNRVDALSTIMHRADAERRGRNLVKRLKKEISKHQFEIAIQAAIGGKVIARETISALRKNVTAKCYGGDITRKRKLWAKQREGKKRMRQFGQVEIPQKAFLSVLEAGEDQ, translated from the coding sequence ATGGACACACAGTTCATCCGCAATTTTTCGATCGTCGCGCACATTGACCATGGTAAGAGTACGTTGGCGGATCAACTGCTACTCAAATCGGGGGCCATCACCCAGCGCGAGTTTAAAGAACAAATCCTCGACGACCTGTCGATCGAACGTGATCGTGGAATCACCGTCAAAGCGCGGACTGTTGCGATCAATTACACGTTCGAGGGTCAAGTGTATGAACTGAATTTGATCGATACACCGGGGCACGTCGATTTTCACTACGAAGTTTCCCGCTCACTCGCTGCCTGTGAGGGCGCCCTCCTGTTGGTCGACGCGTTTCAGGGCGTTCAGGCCCAGACCGTTGCCAACGCCTACGCTGCCATCGACGTTGATCTCTCCATCATTCCGGTTGTCAACAAAATTGACCTGCCGGTGACCCGTATTGACGAGGTCTTAGAAGAAATCGAAACCGTCTTGGGACTGGAACCAGACGACGCGTTGATGATCAGTGCCCGCGATGGAATCGGCGTGGATGCGGTGTTTGAAGCCATCATCAAACGCGTGCCGCCGCCGCAAGGCAAATCAGACGCTCCGCTGCAGGCGCTGGTGTTCGACAGCAAATACGACTCGTTTCGCGGCGTCATGACTTACGTCCGCATCATGGAAGGGACGATCGAAAAAGGCCAACGCATCAAGTTTATGCGTGAAGGGACCACCTACGACGTGTTGGACATTGGCCAATTCCGACCGGAGATGAGGGTCTGCGACAGTTTGGGACCGGGACAGGTCGGTTACATTCTCACCGGCATCAAAGACCTCGGGCAAGTCCATGTCGGCGACACCGTGACCGACGCGCGGCAGCCGGCCGAGAAATCCTTGCCCGGATATCAATTGCCGCAGCAAATGGTCTTCGCCGGACTGTATCCCACCGATTCCAGCGATTTCGAAAAACTCCGCGATTCTCTGCAAAAACTCAGCCTCAATGACTCCAGTTTTTCATATATGGCCGAAACGAGCGATGCGCTCGGTTTTGGTTTTCGCTGCGGGTTTTTAGGCCTGCTGCATATGGAGATCATCCAGCAACGACTGGAACGCGAAGCAGATGTCGATCTCATCCAAACTGCACCGAACGTGACCTACGAACTGTTGCTCCGCAATGGTGAGGTCAAAAAGATTGACAACCCGCAAGAGGTGCCCGATGCCGGTTCCATCCAGGAATTCCGCGAGCCGATTGCGCGGGTCAATTTCATTCTGCCCACCACGGGTATCGGCCCGATTATGCAACTGGCCGCTGATCGTCGCGGTACTTACATCAGCACCGAATATCTCGGCACCAATCGCGCGCTGATGATCTATGAACTTCCGTTGGCGGAAGTCATTTACGACATGCACGACAAACTCAAGTCGGCAACGCGCGGTTATGGCACATTGGACTACGACGTCATTGGTTTTCGCGCAGCTGATTTGGTCAAAGTCGATGTCCTGGTCAAAGGCAATCGCGTCGACGCTCTTTCCACAATCATGCACCGTGCCGATGCGGAGCGTCGCGGACGCAATTTGGTCAAGCGACTCAAGAAAGAAATCTCAAAACATCAATTTGAGATTGCCATCCAGGCCGCCATCGGTGGAAAAGTCATCGCCCGCGAAACCATTTCGGCGTTGCGCAAAAACGTCACCGCAAAATGCTATGGCGGCGACATCACCCGAAAGCGTAAACTGTGGGCCAAACAGCGCGAGGGTAAAAAACGGATGCGGCAATTCGGTCAGGTCGAAATCCCACAAAAAGCCTTCCTCTCCGTACTCGAAGCGGGCGAGGATCAGTAA